The proteins below come from a single Hirundo rustica isolate bHirRus1 chromosome 6, bHirRus1.pri.v3, whole genome shotgun sequence genomic window:
- the CKAP5 gene encoding cytoskeleton-associated protein 5 isoform X4: MGDDSEWMKLPIDQKCEHKLWKARLNGYEEALKLFQKIDDEKSPEWSKYLGLIKKFVTDSNAVAQLKGLEAALAYVENAHVAGKTTGEVASGVVNKVFNQPKARAKELGEDICLMYIEIEKGEAIQEELLKGLDNKNPKIIVACIETLRKALSEFGSKIISLKPIIKVLPKLFESREKAVRDEAKLLAVEIYRWIRDALRPPLQNINSVQLKELEEEWIKVSSAAPKQTRFLRSQQELKAKFEQQQGLGGDADGGDDDEEEAVPQVDAYELLEAVEILSKLPKDFYEKIEAKKWQERKEALEAVELLVKNPKLESGDYADLVKALKKVVGKDTNVMLVALAAKCLAGLATGLRKKFGQYAGHVVPTILEKFKEKKPQVVQALQEAIDAIFLTTTLQNISEDILAVMDNKNPTIKQQTSLFIARSFRHCTPSTLPKSLLKPFCAALLKHINDSAPEVRDAGFEALGTALKVAGEKAVNPFLADVDKLKLDRIKECAEKVELVYGKKPGGAAEKKEAKPVTGKSAALAGPAGDKETKDAAAKPGPLKKASAVKAGVPPKKGKPAATAGTGGAGAKGKKGPETKEIFESELSIEVCEEKAAAVLPASCIQQLDSGNWKERLACMEEFQKAVELMERSEMPCQALVRMLAKKPGWKETNFQVMQMKLHIVALIAQKGNFSKTSAQVVLDGLVDKVGDVKCGTNAKEAMTAIAEACQLPWTAEQVVAMAFSQKNPKNQSETLNWLSNAIKEFGFSGLNVKAFISNVKTALAATNPAVRTSAITLLGVMYLYVGPSLRMFFEDEKPALLSQIDAEFEKMQGQTAPAPTRGISRHNVGGGDDGEEEEQEEVGNDAVDLLPRTDIGDKITAELVAKIGDKNWKIRKEGLDEVTSIINEAKFIQPNIGELPAALKGRLNDSNKILVQQTLSILQQLATAMGPNIKQYVKNLGIPVITVLGDSKTNVRAAALATVNAWAEQTGMKEWLEGEDLSEELKKENPFLRQELLGWLAEKLPALRSVPSDLLLCVPHLYSCLEDRNGDVRKKAQDALPFFMMHLGFEKMAKATGKLKPTSKDQVLAMLEKAKANMPAKPAPPAKASSRVVGGAAPAKFQPASAFADDLGSNAMESKPDLKKAKAGGLASKTKGVQGKKVLSKPNLKEDDDKSGPIFIIVPNGKEQRMKEEKALKVLKWNFTTPRDEYIEQLKTQMSTCVAKWLQDEMFHADFQHHNKALTVMIEHLESEKDGVISCLDLILKWLTLRFFDTNTSVLMKALEYLKLLFNLLSQEEYHLTENEASSFIPYLILKVGEPKDVIRKDVRAILNRMCLIYPASKMFPFIMEGTKSKNSKQRAECLEELGCLVESYGMNVCQPTPGKALKEMATHIGDRDNTVRNAALNTIVTVYNVHGDQVFKLIGNLSEKDMSMLEERIKRSAKRPSSAPVRQAEEKPQRTQNISANASMMRKGQAEDMSSKLNQNRNMGSHSESTHTVPREFQLDLDEIENDNGTVRCEMPALVQHKLDDIFEPVLIPEPKIRSVSPHFDDMHSNTASTINFVISQVASGDINTSIQALTQIDEVLKQEDKAEAMSGHIDQFLIATFMQLRLIYNTHMADEKLDKDEIVRLYSCIIGSMITLFQIESLAREASTGVLKDLMHGLITLMLDSRVEDLEEGEQVIRSVNLLVVKVLEKSDQTNILSALLVLLQDSLLATASSPKFSELVMKCLWRMVRLLPETINSINLDRILLDIHIFMKVFPKEKLKQCKSEFPIRTLKTLLHTLCKLKGPKILDHLTMIDNKNESELEAHLCRVMKHAMDQTGKADKDTEKGASRIEEKASKAKVNDILAEIFKKIGSKENTKEGLAELYEYKKKYSDADIEPFLKNSSQFFQSYVERGLRLIETEREGKGRIATSTGISPQMEGTCVPASTHTVSSSIGNTNGEEVGPSVYLERLKILRQRCGLDNAKQEDRPPLTSLLSKPTLPTVASSTDMLHSKLSQLRESREQYQHLDLDSNQTHSSGIGTTLASPSSAAANIDDLKKRLERIKSSRK, translated from the exons GACAACAGGAGAAGTAGCATCTGGAGTTGTAAATAAAGTGTTCAATCAGCCAAAGGCCAGAGcaaaagagctgggtgaagatATATGTCTAATGTATATAGAAATTGAAAAAGGAGAGGCAATACAAGAAGAATTATTAAAGGGTCTGgacaacaaaaacccaaaaatcatAGTAGCATGCATAGAGACACTGAGGAAAGCACTAAG TGAATTTGGTTCAAAGATAATCTCACTGAAGCCAATCATCAAAGTATTGCCAAAACTTTTTGAATCTCGGGAGAAGGCTGTTCGAGACGAAGCCAAGCTCCTTGCTGTGGAGATCTACCGTTGGATAAGGGATGCTCTGAGACCTCCATTGCAGAACATAAATTCCGTTCAA CTAAAAGAACTGGAAGAAGAATGGATCAAAGTGTCATCAGCTGCTCCTAAGCAGACCAGGTTCCTGCGTTCCCAACAGgagctgaaagcaaaatttgagcagcagcagggccttGGAGGAGATGCAGATGGAG GAGATGATGATGAGGAAGAAGCGGTACCACAAGTAGATGCATATGAGTTGCTTGAAGCTGTAGAAATTCTCTCCAAGCTTCCCAAAGACTTCTATGAAAAAATA GAAGCAAAAAAGTggcaagaaaggaaagaagctcTAGAGGCTGTTGAACTGCTAGTGAAAAATCCCAAGCTGGAATCAGGAGACTATGCAGACTTGGTGAAAGCTCTCAAAAAG GTTGTTGGAAAGGATACAAATGTTATGTTAGTTGCTTTGGCTGCCAAATGCCTTGCTGGACTAGCTACAGGCCTCCGAAAGAAATTTGGACAGTATGCAGGGCAT GTTGTTCCAACAATCCTGGAGAAATTCAAAGAGAAGAAGCCCCAGGTAGTGCAAGCACTGCAGGAGGCCATTGATGCAATCTTTCTTACA ACCACATTGCAGAACATAAGTGAAGATATTTTGGCAGTCATGgacaacaaaaacccaacaattaAGCAGCAAACATCCCTTTTCATTGCAAGAAGCTTCCGACACTGCACACCTTCTACTCTGCCAAAAAGCCTGCTGAAacctttctgtgctgctcttctCAAG CATATCAATGATTCTGCTCCTGAAGTAAGAGATGCTGGATTTGAAGCATTAGGCACTGCCTTGAAAGTAGCTGGAGAGAAAGCTGTGAATCCATTTCTAGCAGATGTAGACAAACTAAAGCTTGATCGG ATTAAAGAGTGTGCTGAAAAGGTGGAATTGGTTTATGGTAAAAaaccaggaggagcagctgagaaaaaagAAGCCAAGCCTGTTACTGGAAAGAGCGCTGCTCTTGCAGGACCTGCAGGagataaagaaacaaaagatgCAGCAGCCAAGCCAGGACCACTGAAGAAAGCATCTGCAGTGAAG GCTGGGGTCCCACCGAAGAAAGGCAAACCAGCTGCAACTGCAGGTacaggaggtgctggggctAAAGGCAAGAAGGGTCCTGAGACCAAAGAAATCTTTGAGTCGGAGCTGTCT ATAGAAGTATGTGAagagaaagctgctgctgtccttccAGCTTCTTGTATCCAGCAGCTGGATAGTGGTAACTGGAAAGAGAGGCTTGCCTGCATGGAGGAGTTTCAGAAG GCTGTTGAGCTTATGGAAAGAAGTGAAATGCCTTGCCAAGCCCTAGTAAGAATGCTGGCCAAGAAACCTGGTTGGAAGGAAACAAATTTTCAG GTGATGCAGATGAAACTGCATATAGTTGCACTGATTGCACAGAAAGGAAACTTCTCCAAAACTTCAGCACAGGTTGTGCTGGATGGTCTCGTGGACAAGGTTGGTGATGTGAAATGTGGAACTAATGCAAAAGAGGCCATGACAGCAATAGCAGAAGCATGTCAGTTGCCATGGACTGCTGAGCAG GTTGTGGCTATGGCTTTCTCTCAGAAGAATCCCAAAAACCAGTCAGAAACTTTGAACTGGCTTTCAAATGCAATTAAAGAGTTCGGCTTTTCTGG ATTGAATGTCAAAGCTTTCATCAGTAATGTGAAGACAGCTCTTGCTGCAACTAACCCA GCTGTGAGGACTTCTGCCATTACACTGCTGGGAGTAATGTATCTTTATGTGGGACCTTCTCTGCGAATGTTTTTTGAAGATGAGAAGCCAGCCCTTCTCTCCCAGATAGATGCAGAGTTTGAAAAG ATGCAAGGACAGACAGCACCAGCTCCAACTCGTGGCATTTCCAGACACAACGTGGGAGGTGGAGATGATGGTGAAGAAGAGGAACAGGAGGAGGTTGGGAATGATGCTGTGGATCTCTTGCCAAGAACAGATATTGG TGATAAGATCACAGCGGAACTAGTGGCTAAGATCGGGGACAAAAATTGGAAGATCAGAAAGGAAGGTCTAGATGAAGTGACAAGCATAATAAATGAAGCAAAGTTCATACAACCAAACATAGGAGaacttccagctgctctgaagggTCGTCTCAATGACTCCAATAAAATCTTG GTGCAACAAACACTGAGCATTCTGCAGCAACTAGCAACAGCAATGGGCCCCAATATCAAACAGTATGTGAAAAATTTGGGGATTCCTGTCATTACAGTCCTAGGAGATAGTAAG ACTAACGTTCGTGCTGCTGCACTAGCAACTGTAAATGCCTGGGCCGAACAAACTGGCATGAAGGAGTGGTTGGAAGGGGAAGATCTGTCTGAAGagctcaaaaaagaaaatcctttcctAAGACAAGAG CTGCTTGGTTGGTTGGCTGAGAAATTGCCTGCCCTCCGTTCCGTTCCTTCTGACCTACTCTTGTGTGTGCCTCACCTGTACTCCTGCCTTGAAGATCGAAATGGGGATGTGCGCAAAAAGGCACAGGATGCCCTGCCCTTCTTCATGATGCATCTTGGCTTTGAGAAGATGGCAAAAGCCACTGGCAAGCTGAAG CCAACTTCCAAAGACCAGGTACTGGCCATGCTTGAGAAAGCCAAAGCCAACATGCCAGCCaaaccagctcctcctgctaAAGCATCTTCCAGAGTGgtaggaggagcagctccagccaaaTTCCAACCTGCATCAG CATTTGCTGATGATTTGGGGTCTAATGCCATGGAATCCAAGCCTGATCTCAAAAAAGCCAAAGCAGGAGGACTTGCCTCTAAAACTAAG GGTGTACAGGGAAAGAAGGTGCTAAGCAAGCCTAATCTGAAGGAAGACGATGATAAATCAGGCCCTATTTTTATCATTGTCCCAAATGGGAAGGAACAGAGgatgaaagaagagaaagctctgaAG GTGTTAAAGTGGAATTTCACTACTCCCCGTGATGAATATATTGAACAGCTGAAAACTCAGATGTCCACTTGTGTGGCCAAATGGCTACAGGATGAGATGTTTCATGCAGACTTCCAGCACCACAATAAAGCACTGACTGTTATGATTGAG CACTTGGAGAGTGAAAAAGATGGAGTCATCAGCTGCCTGGATTTGATCCTAAAATGGCTTACCCTGCGGTTCTTTGACACCAACACAAGTGTTTTGATGAAGGCACTTGAATACCTTAAATTGCTTTTCAATTTGCTGAGTCAAGAAGAGTATCACCTCACTGAAAATGAAGCATCCTCTTTCATCCCATATCTTATCCTAAAG GTCGGAGAACCGAAAGATGTCATCCGTAAGGATGTACGTGCCATTCTGAACAGAATGTGTCTCATCTATCCAGCCAGCAAGATGTTCCCTTTTATCATGGAGGGGACAAAatcaaaaaactccaaacaacgCGCAG agTGCTTGGAAGAGCTTGGCTGTCTGGTTGAATCATATGGCATGAATGTATGCCAGCCAACTCCAGGAAAAGCCTTAAAAGAAATGGCAACTCACATTGGTGACCGGGACAACACCGTGCGCAACGCTGCGCTCAACACCATCGTGACCGTCTACAACGTCCACGGTGACCAAGTGTTCAAGCTGATCGGAAAT CTTTCAGAGAAAGACATGAGCATGCTGGAGGAAAGAATAAAGCGGTCTGCCAAGAGACCTTCTTCTGCTCCAGTGAGACAGGCGGAGGAGAAACCTCAGCGTACTCAGAACATCAGCGCCAACGCCAGCATGATGCGCAAGGGACAAGCTGAGGACATGTCCTCCAAACTCAA CCAAAATCGCAACATGGGCAGCCACTCTGAGTCAACACATACAGTTCCACGGGAATTTCAGCTGGATCTTGATGAAATTGAAAATGACAATGGAACTGTCAGATGTGAGATGCCAGCACTTGTACAGCACAAACTAGATGACATCTTTGAGCCAGTCTTGATTCCTGAGCCCAA AATCCGTTCTGTGTCCCCACACTTCGATGACATGCACAGTAACACAGCTTCTACTATCAACTTTGTAATTTCCCAAGTAGCCAGTGGTGATATAAATACGAGCATCCAGGCTCTCACACAG ATTGATGAGGTCCTGAAGCAGGAGGACAAAGCAGAAGCTATGTCTGGCCACATCGACCAGTTCCTAATAGCCACATTTATGCAGCTCCGGTTAATCTACAATACACACATGGCAGATGAGAAGCTGGACAAAGATGAGATTGTCAGACTTTACAGCTGTATTATTGGGAGCATGATCACG CTGTTTCAGATAGAGAGTCTGGCTCGAGAGGCATCCACTGGTGTGCTTAAAGACCTAATGCATGGTCTTATTACATTAATGCTGGATTCTCGGGTTGAAGATCTGGAGGAGGGTGAGCAGGTCATCCGATCAGTCAACCTCTTGGTAGTGAAAGTTCTGGAGAAGTCTGACCAGACCAACATCTTGAG TGCTCTGCTTGTTTTGCTCCAAGATAGTCTTCTAGCAACAGCCAGTTCTCCTAAGTTTTCAGAACTTGTCATGAAG TGTCTGTGGAGGATGGTGCGCCTTCTTCCGGAAACCATTAATAGCATCAATCTGGATCGGATTCTGCTGGATATCCACATTTTCATGAAGGTCTTTCCCaaagagaagctgaagcaaTGTAAGAGTGAGTTCCCTATCAGGACATTGAAGACTCTGCTTCACACCCTGTGCAAGTTGAAAGGGCCCAAG atCTTAGATCATTTAACAATGATAGACAACAAAAATGAGTCTGAGCTAGAAGCTCACCTTTGTAGGGTAATGAAACACGCCATGGACCAGACTGGAAAAGCTGATAAGGATACAGAAAAAGGAGCTTCTCGCATT gaggaaaaggcttCGAAAGCCAAAGTCAATGATATTTTGGCAGAAATATTTAAGAAGATTGGCTCAAAGGAGAACACCAAGGAG GGTCTGGCAGAACTGTATgaatacaaaaagaaatattctgaTGCAGACATTGAGCCTTTCCTGAAAAATTCCTCTCAGTTCTTCCAAAGCTATGTGGAAAGAGGCCTCCGACTGATAGAAACAGAACGGGAAGGGAAAGGACGCATTGCTACTTCTACAG GAATTTCTCCTCAGATGGAAGGAACATGTGTTCCAGCGTCTACCCACACTGTATCTTCATCTATAGGAAACACAAATGGGGAGGAAGTGGGGCCTTCAGTTTACTTGGAAAGATTAAAAATCCTCAGGCAGCGTTGTGGCCTTGACAACGCAAAG CAGGAAGACAGACCCCCTCTGACGTCTCTGCTCTCTAAACCAACGCTCCCTACAGTTGCATCCTCTACAGATATGCTTCACAGTAAGCTCTCCCAGCTGCGTGAGTCCCGGGAGCAGTACCAACATCTGGACCTGGACTCCAATCAGACTCATTCCTCTGGCATTGGAACTACCCTGGCTTCACCCTCTTCTGCAGCGGCCAATATTGATGACTTGAAAAAAAGATTGgagagaataaaaagcagtcGCAAATAG